One genomic segment of Streptomyces sp. TLI_146 includes these proteins:
- a CDS encoding UPF0182 family protein, with amino-acid sequence MPDRGGGPSGPRIRVGRPSRRVRTLLMTLGILAVLAMVFVMFAGFWTDWLWYRSVHYSSVFTTTLWTKIGLFSVFGLLMAVAVGLNIWLAHRLRPPLSAMSLEQQSLDRYRMGIAPFKKWLLLGITALVGLIAGASASGQWRTWLLWVNGVPFGQKDPQFHLDVSFYAFDLPWYRFLVGFGFAATVLSLIAAALTHYLYGGLRITSPGARATGAATGHLSVLLGVFVALKAVAYWLDRYGLAVKSSDFKASSNWTGLRYVDANAYLPAKTILFCIAVICAVLFFATLWRRTWQLPVIGFGLMVLSAILIGGLYPAIVQKFQVQPNEQAKEAPYIQKNIDATRKAYGIDATEVKDYKGTTAAEDNAKLRADADTAASYRLIDPNVVTPAFQQLQQERKYYQFAVPLDVDRYTDKDGKEQDTVVGLRELNLNGIDKRNWINDHFTYTHGYGVIAAKGTSVDSTGSPDFTESGLPTKGQLGEYEQRIYYGEKTEQYSIVGGPQKELDYEAEGKGQETTSFKGKGGVSLSNPFNRAAYAVAFSEPQILYSGAIGEGSKILYNRTPKQRVEAVAPWLTIDGDPYPAKIGKRIQWVVDAYTTTNGYPYASRTTLGETTADSLTTRQRAVVAQQNQVNYIRNSVKATVDAYDGTVTLYQWDTKDPVLKTWMKAFPGTVKPKTDISPELMAHLRYPQDMFKVQRELLTRYHVTNPAQFYSGSDAWQVPDDPTNKDGVAVPPYYLSMKMPGAEDQGKKFSLTTTFTPNGRPNLGGFMAIDADAASKDFGKIRLLRVTDNVQGPQQVQSKLNGLPEVAEFVRNLRGSDSEIDYGNLLTVPLGGGFLYIEPVYARGGSANYPLLKKVGVSYGDKTVFKDTLAQALNAVFGVDGSEPPPATKPPTDTTKPPSTGTNATVEQAIKDAQKAWDDGQKALQKGDFAAYGKAQQELQAALQRAADAEAKAKGSTGGSGSGG; translated from the coding sequence ATGCCGGACCGCGGCGGAGGCCCGTCCGGGCCACGGATCAGAGTCGGCCGGCCGTCCCGCCGGGTCCGGACCCTGCTCATGACACTGGGCATCCTGGCCGTGCTGGCCATGGTGTTCGTCATGTTCGCCGGGTTCTGGACGGACTGGCTCTGGTACCGCTCGGTGCACTATTCGTCCGTCTTCACCACCACCCTGTGGACCAAGATCGGTTTGTTCTCGGTCTTCGGTCTCCTGATGGCCGTGGCCGTCGGCCTGAACATCTGGCTGGCGCACCGCCTGCGGCCGCCGCTCAGCGCGATGTCGCTGGAGCAGCAGAGCCTGGACCGCTACCGGATGGGCATCGCCCCGTTCAAGAAGTGGCTGCTCCTGGGCATCACCGCGCTCGTCGGCCTGATCGCCGGCGCCTCCGCCTCCGGGCAGTGGCGCACCTGGCTGCTGTGGGTCAACGGCGTGCCGTTCGGGCAGAAGGACCCCCAGTTCCACCTGGACGTGTCCTTCTACGCCTTCGACCTGCCCTGGTACCGGTTCCTGGTCGGCTTCGGCTTCGCGGCCACCGTGCTGTCCCTGATCGCCGCCGCCCTGACGCACTACCTGTACGGCGGGCTGCGGATCACCAGCCCCGGCGCGCGCGCCACCGGCGCGGCCACCGGCCATCTGTCGGTGCTGCTCGGCGTCTTCGTCGCCCTGAAGGCCGTGGCGTACTGGCTGGACCGGTACGGGCTGGCGGTGAAGTCCAGCGACTTCAAGGCCAGCAGCAACTGGACCGGCCTGCGGTACGTGGACGCCAACGCCTATCTGCCGGCGAAGACGATCCTCTTCTGCATCGCCGTCATCTGCGCGGTGCTCTTCTTCGCGACGCTGTGGCGCCGCACCTGGCAGCTCCCGGTGATCGGCTTCGGCCTGATGGTCCTGTCGGCGATCCTGATCGGCGGGCTCTACCCGGCGATCGTCCAGAAGTTCCAGGTCCAGCCGAACGAGCAGGCCAAGGAAGCGCCGTACATCCAGAAGAACATCGACGCCACACGCAAGGCGTACGGCATCGACGCCACCGAGGTGAAGGACTACAAGGGGACGACCGCGGCGGAGGACAACGCCAAGCTGCGCGCGGACGCCGACACGGCGGCCAGCTACCGGCTGATCGACCCCAACGTCGTCACCCCCGCCTTCCAGCAGCTCCAGCAGGAGCGCAAGTACTACCAGTTCGCCGTACCGCTGGACGTGGACCGCTACACGGACAAGGACGGCAAGGAGCAGGACACGGTCGTCGGTCTGCGTGAGCTGAACCTCAACGGCATCGACAAGCGCAACTGGATCAACGACCACTTCACCTACACCCACGGCTACGGAGTGATCGCGGCCAAGGGCACCAGCGTGGACTCCACCGGCTCCCCGGACTTCACCGAGTCCGGTCTGCCGACCAAGGGCCAGCTCGGTGAGTACGAGCAGCGGATCTACTACGGCGAGAAGACCGAGCAGTACTCGATCGTCGGCGGTCCGCAGAAGGAGCTCGACTACGAGGCCGAGGGCAAGGGCCAGGAGACGACGAGCTTCAAGGGCAAGGGCGGCGTCAGCCTCTCCAACCCCTTCAACCGCGCCGCGTACGCGGTGGCCTTCAGCGAGCCGCAGATCCTGTACTCGGGGGCGATCGGCGAGGGCTCGAAGATCCTCTACAACCGCACCCCGAAGCAGCGCGTGGAGGCGGTCGCCCCGTGGCTGACCATCGACGGCGACCCGTACCCGGCCAAGATCGGCAAGCGGATCCAGTGGGTCGTCGACGCGTACACCACGACCAACGGCTATCCCTACGCTTCGCGTACGACGCTCGGTGAGACGACGGCGGACTCGCTGACCACCCGCCAGCGCGCGGTGGTGGCCCAGCAGAACCAGGTCAACTACATCCGCAACTCGGTGAAGGCCACCGTCGACGCGTACGACGGCACGGTCACGCTGTACCAGTGGGACACCAAGGACCCGGTCCTGAAGACCTGGATGAAGGCGTTCCCGGGCACGGTGAAGCCGAAGACCGACATCTCCCCGGAGCTGATGGCCCACCTGCGGTACCCGCAGGACATGTTCAAGGTCCAGCGCGAGCTGCTCACCCGCTACCACGTCACCAACCCCGCGCAGTTCTACAGCGGCAGCGACGCCTGGCAGGTGCCGGACGACCCGACCAACAAGGACGGGGTGGCGGTTCCGCCGTACTACCTGTCGATGAAGATGCCGGGCGCCGAGGACCAGGGGAAGAAGTTCTCCCTGACCACGACGTTCACGCCGAACGGACGGCCCAACCTCGGCGGGTTCATGGCGATCGACGCGGACGCGGCCAGCAAGGACTTCGGCAAGATCAGACTGCTCAGGGTCACGGACAACGTCCAGGGCCCGCAACAGGTGCAGAGCAAGCTGAACGGTCTGCCCGAGGTCGCCGAGTTCGTACGGAACCTGCGCGGCAGCGACTCCGAGATCGACTACGGCAATCTGCTGACCGTGCCGCTGGGCGGCGGGTTCCTGTACATCGAGCCGGTGTACGCGCGCGGTGGCTCCGCCAACTACCCGCTCCTGAAGAAGGTCGGCGTCTCCTACGGGGACAAGACCGTCTTCAAGGACACCCTGGCCCAGGCGCTGAACGCGGTGTTCGGGGTGGACGGCTCCGAGCCGCCGCCCGCGACCAAACCGCCGACGGACACCACCAAGCCGCCGTCCACCGGGACGAACGCCACGGTGGAACAGGCCATCAAGGACGCCCAGAAGGCCTGGGACGACGGCCAGAAGGCGCTGCAGAAGGGCGACTTCGCGGCGTACGGCAAGGCCCAGCAGGAGCTCCAGGCGGCGCTCCAGCGGGCCGCCGACGCCGAGGCCAAGGCCAAGGGGTCGACCGGGGGGTCGGGCAGCGGCGGGTAA